CATATGCATGTGCCACATCAATCGTTTTCAAAGCCTCTACAGGCACATATTGGAAAGATTTGATCAAGTTAGACAATGATGTCATCTCCTCCGCCGCGTGCGATTATAATCTCACCGGCCTCTTCCAATCTGCGGATCGTGGATACGATACGTGTCTGTGCTTCTTCCACATCACGCAGCCGCACCGGTCCCATGTACTCCATTTCCTCTTTGAAGGTCTCTGCCATACGTTTCGACATATTTCGGAAAATCACATCGCGTACTTCTTCACTGGATACTTTAAGCGCCAACTGCAAATCCGAGTTGTCGATATCGCGGATAATGCGTTGAATGGAACGATTGTCGATATTGACAATATCCTCGAATACGAACATTCTCTTCTTGATTTCCTCAGCCAGTTCAGGGTCCTGAATTTCAAGCGAGTCGAGAATGGTACGCTCGGTTCCGCGGTCTACGCCATTCAGAATTTGAACAATGGACTCGATACCGCCTGCATTCGTGTAATCCTGTGTTACGGTTGCTGACAGCTTTTGTTCCAGCACACGTTCCACTTGTGAAATAACTTCCGGAGATGTGCTATCCATGACAGCAACACGCCGGGCCACATCTGCCTGCTTCTCCTGTGGCAGGGACGACAGAATAACCGCCGCCTGCTCGAATTGCAAGTACGAAAGCACGAGAGCAATCGTCTGTGGATTCTCATTTTGTATAAAATTCAAAATCTGGTTTGGATCAGCTTTGCGGGCAAAATCGAATGGTCTTACCTGTAGCGTTGCCGTCAGGCGGTTAATGACTTCGACCGCTTTTTGCGATCCGAGCGCTTTTTCCAATATTTCTTTCGCGTAATTGATACCGCCTTGGGAAATGTACTCCTGAGCCAGACAAATTTGATGAAATTCGGCCATAATGGAGTCTTTTTCAACGGCATCGACCTTTCGCACATTGGCAATTTCCAATGTAAGTTGCTCGATCTCCTCATCACGCAAATGTTTGAATATTTGAGCAGATACTTCTGGCCCCATTGTGATCAGAAGAATAGCTGCTTTCTGTCTTCCCGTTAAACCTTGACTGCTTGCCTTTGCCAATGAACTCACCTCTATTCGTCAGCCAGCCATGTACGAAGCAGATTGACGAATTCGTCGGGTTTCTTTTTCGCCAGACTTTCAAGCTGTTTACGCACTTGGCTTTCATTTGTCACACTTTCCATGGTAATAGACGGGAACTCCGTCGGCGTTGGCATGAGTTCCAAATCTTCCTCTAGATCTTCTTCCTGTTTACGACGACGACGCACGATCAGGAAGATTGCACCCGCCAACAATGCCAGGACTGCAGCTCCGATGCCCCAAACCCACGGATTGGAAGCCGAGAAGAATGTGTTGGTGTTCGCTGGCGCCGGGACAGTTTGAGAGAAAACTGAAACCTTTTTGGCCAAATCAGCGTCTGTAAAGGTAGTACCGGAATTCGCCAACGAAGCTCTTACAATATTAACCAAGATATTTTGAATTGCTGTCTGAGTTGCAGTATCCAACGTTTGTTGTCCTGTTGGTGGTTCAACCGCCACATTAATGGTTAAATCTTTTACAACGTACGGACTTTGGATAATATCTCTCGCAATTCGGTTAACTTCGTAGTTAATTGTACTCGAGCTCTTATCTGAGCTGGTGTTGCCGGAATTGGCTCCTCCAGGGTAACCTGGAATATCCTGCGTTCCTGTTCCTGCAACTCCTCCGGTTTGTCCACTGCTGCCCGTATAGCTTTCCTGAATTTGTTGAGCACTGATTTCAATGCCCTTCATTTTCGCCTGGTCAACAGGTGTGACCATTTGTTCCTTAGATGTTACTTTGTCAAAATTCAGCTGGGACATGACCAGTACATTCACCTTGTCATCCCCAACAATTTTCGACAAAAATTGTTGAACATTATTCCTTACATCGCTCTCAAACTTCTTCTGTAGAGCCATGTTTTCCTGAACACCACTAGTGAGTCCTCCTTGGCCGCCCTTGGCTGTTGGAATCAACTCATATTCCTTATTGGTGATTGTAATGTTCTCCACTGGCAAATTCGGCACAGCCGTTTTCACCAGATTAAAGTAGCCATCAATGGCTTGTTGATTTGGCGTGAAGCCAGGTTCAAATTCCATTTGCACTGAAGCAGAGGCTTTGTCCTTCTCTTCAAGGCCGGCAAAAATGTTTTC
This DNA window, taken from Paenibacillus kribbensis, encodes the following:
- the fliG gene encoding flagellar motor switch protein FliG, giving the protein MGPEVSAQIFKHLRDEEIEQLTLEIANVRKVDAVEKDSIMAEFHQICLAQEYISQGGINYAKEILEKALGSQKAVEVINRLTATLQVRPFDFARKADPNQILNFIQNENPQTIALVLSYLQFEQAAVILSSLPQEKQADVARRVAVMDSTSPEVISQVERVLEQKLSATVTQDYTNAGGIESIVQILNGVDRGTERTILDSLEIQDPELAEEIKKRMFVFEDIVNIDNRSIQRIIRDIDNSDLQLALKVSSEEVRDVIFRNMSKRMAETFKEEMEYMGPVRLRDVEEAQTRIVSTIRRLEEAGEIIIARGGGDDIIV
- the fliF gene encoding flagellar basal-body MS-ring/collar protein FliF → MNERIAQYRDKIAGYWNNFSKKQKILLVSTLAFIIIAIVVLTMQFTKTEYEVAFRDLNANDAAGVIKYLDSAGIPYQLNAGGTQISVPTASADKAKVDVGSQGLIQKGSIGMSAFDQSSSAIGMTENEFNVKYNNALNGEVQQLLERMDGVQSSKVVINMPKENIFAGLEEKDKASASVQMEFEPGFTPNQQAIDGYFNLVKTAVPNLPVENITITNKEYELIPTAKGGQGGLTSGVQENMALQKKFESDVRNNVQQFLSKIVGDDKVNVLVMSQLNFDKVTSKEQMVTPVDQAKMKGIEISAQQIQESYTGSSGQTGGVAGTGTQDIPGYPGGANSGNTSSDKSSSTINYEVNRIARDIIQSPYVVKDLTINVAVEPPTGQQTLDTATQTAIQNILVNIVRASLANSGTTFTDADLAKKVSVFSQTVPAPANTNTFFSASNPWVWGIGAAVLALLAGAIFLIVRRRRKQEEDLEEDLELMPTPTEFPSITMESVTNESQVRKQLESLAKKKPDEFVNLLRTWLADE